The Nocardia sp. NBC_01503 sequence CGGGCTCGTGATCAACCTGCCCGATCAAACCTATTGGTACGTCATCCCGCCGCCGGAGCCCATCCCGCCCGGCGGCACGGGCCATACCGTCTTCTTCCTGAACCTCGGCATGTCGAGCATGAACGTGCCCTTGAACGTACGTGTCCTGGACCCGGTCGGTTTGGCGTATCCCATTGCGGCGCACACCGATCGGCTCACCGACGGACGCATCGGCCATGACAAGAACCTCGACGCGAGCTGGGTGGTCGCCGACACCGGCGTCGTCGCCCTGCACCCGTGGATGGCCGCGCACATCAAGGAGAACCAGGTCGAGCAGGCCCGAACGGCCCTGTCCTGCCCCGCCACCCAGGACCTCATCGCCTCGACCCGAGCGCCGCTGACCTTCACCCGCTTCCGCCACAACATCGTCCAGGCGTTCGGTTTCGCGAGCACCCGCATCGAACGCATCGCCAAATACGACCTGCAACGCTGCGATCTCCCCGAGCCCGTCCTGCCCGCACCGCGGTGAGGTCCGGCGGCGCGTCGTCCCGACGGTGAAATCCCGCTGGTTGGCGGGGGTGCGGTGCACAATGTGTGCCCATGCGAACATTTGCCCGAGTGTTGCACGCTGCCGTTGCCGGGGTGCTGATCGTCGCGGTCGGCCAAGGCATCGCCGCCGCACCGGCCACCAGTGCTCCCTTCGCGCAGTTGCCCTGGCCCACCGGTGAACTGGATGGAGTGCGGGCGCCCGGGGCGGCGCTCGCCGACGGCATCACCGGCACGATCCTGTGGTCGCGCGAGCCGAATACCCGGCTCCCGATCGCCAGCATCACCAAGGTGATGACCGCACTGGTCGTGATCAACTCCGGTGACCTGGAACGGACCGTCACGGTCCCGCCGGAGAGCATCGCCTACTGCGTCCGCAATGACGGCAGTACCGCGGACCTGGCAGCCGGTGAGGTGATCACCACGCGCGAGCTCCTCTACGCCCTGCTCCTGCCCTCGGGTTGCGACGCCGCTCATGCCCTGGCCGAGGCGTACGGCCCCGGCCAGGACGGCTTCATTGCCCGAATGAACCACACCGCACGCGAAATGGGCTTGGCCGGAACATATTTCGCCGACCCCAGCGGCTTGCCCGTCCCCGACGACTACGCCACCTACTCCACCCCGGCGGATCTGGTGGCCTTGGGTCTGCGAGCGATGAGCGTCCCGGTATTCCGCGAGATCGCCGGGTCGCGCGGCCATCACCTGCCCGCGGGCCCCGCCAACCGCGAACACCTCTGGGAGACAACGAATCTCCTACTGCGCGCCTATCCGGGCACGATCGGCATCAAAACCGGCTCCACCGACGCCGCGGGTTCCTGTCTGCTGTTCGAAACGGTCCGTGCGGGAATCCCACTCATCGGTGTGGTCCTGCACAGCTCCTCCGGCAGCGGCATCGCCGCCAAGGAAGACGCCGAGCGCATGCTCAACTGGGCCTACACCCCGATCCTCAGCGCCCTTCCGATCGGTTAGCGCGCTGCCGGGCGTATCAATCGAGTCGCCCGTAGATCAGGCGCAGGATCGCCTCGACGAGGTCGTCGATGCCCTGCGTCACTTCACTTTCGGGGGCCGCGGAGAGCTGTGAGAGTCGGCCGTCGCGCATCAGCGCGACGAGCGCCGCGAGTGTGGCCGAGTCGATCCCTTCGGGGGCGAGCCCGGCGGCGCGATCGCGGTCGATCTTGGCGGCCAGCGCGCTGGTGAACCGGTTCTGGATACTGGCGATGAACTCCGTCAGCGGCGGGTAGTTGCTGTTGTAAC is a genomic window containing:
- a CDS encoding D-alanyl-D-alanine carboxypeptidase family protein; translated protein: MRTFARVLHAAVAGVLIVAVGQGIAAAPATSAPFAQLPWPTGELDGVRAPGAALADGITGTILWSREPNTRLPIASITKVMTALVVINSGDLERTVTVPPESIAYCVRNDGSTADLAAGEVITTRELLYALLLPSGCDAAHALAEAYGPGQDGFIARMNHTAREMGLAGTYFADPSGLPVPDDYATYSTPADLVALGLRAMSVPVFREIAGSRGHHLPAGPANREHLWETTNLLLRAYPGTIGIKTGSTDAAGSCLLFETVRAGIPLIGVVLHSSSGSGIAAKEDAERMLNWAYTPILSALPIG